In Botrytis cinerea B05.10 chromosome 3, complete sequence, the genomic stretch CTCGAACAATGGCTCTCACTCCCCTCCTCGCCTCAGCCGCTTGTTCCATTTTCGATTTCCGTCTTGCCGAGGAACCCGTTCGTCGGCGCGATTCCAAGTTCGAAAAATACCAAGCGCTAGTCACCTCTGTCGATTTCAAATCGCAAACAATCAAATGTAAAGCGTGTATTGGAGGGAGTGGCGTGAGTGGCGAATCAATGGATTCTCCAACTTataatgatatcaaagaagatgaagcgCATTTCGATGTGAGATATGATAAATTGATCCTAGCTCCCGGATGCGAAACAAATACATTCGGAACACCGGGAGTAAAAGAATTTGCATTATTCATGAAAACAGTACCGGATGcaaggagattgagagaagGAATTTTGGATTGCTTAGAACGAGCTTCTTTGCCCACTATATCCGAGCAAGAAAAAAGGGACATGTTACATTTTGCCATTGTCGGAGGCGGACCCACTGGTATCGAATTAGCAGCCGAAATCGATGAGCTGATCCAGGAACATCTTGGGGCCGTATATCCGCGCTTGAAGGGATTATGTACGATTAGCATCTACGACGTTGCCGACCGACTACTCGGACAATTCGACGAGAAACTCAGCCAATACGCGATGGAAAAATTCCAAAACAGAGGATGCGTCAAAGTGAAAACGGGCAAGCACATCGAGGAGATAAAACGACACAGCATGAccatcaaagaagaaggcgaGGTGCCATTCGGCGTCGTAGTATGGGCTGTGGGCAACACAGCGGGAAAACTAGTCGAGGATCTGCAGTGCAGAAAAAGTAAAGGACTACAGAGAATCCTCACAGATAAATGGTTGAGAGTGCTTGCGCCCGATTCCGACGGCGTCGAAGGCGCAGGCGCAGATATAATTGAGAATGTGTATGCGTTGGGAGACGCAGCAGAAATCCTCAAAAACGAATTGCCCACCACGGCCGAAGTAGCCGTGCAAAAAGCCAAGTGGCTAACCCAACATCTCTTATCGAATTCAGAGCAAGACCTCGGAAAACCGTTTACGTATGAACAGAAAGATTTAGTAGCGTATATAGGACGAGGCGATGGCGTGATCCAGGGGAAGAAAGACTGGACGGGAGCGTCGGCTTGGTTGGCGTGGAGGAGTGGGAGTATTGCGTGGACGAGggggtggaggaggaaggtgatggtggtggtcAATTGGGTTGCGAATTGGGTTGATGGGAGGGAGATTGCTAGACGGTAGGATCTGATGATGGATCTCTGAAACTGGAGTgatgtaatatataatatcccTGCAAAAATAACATTACTTGAATATTCAatccccctccctcttctACCTCATCAGCAAGACCGATCCGTAGCCTATCCAGTACCAACCTACCCAGAGTCGCCAACCAGGTAGATGATCTGAAAACTCACTAGCTTCTCTCTTTATCTCTCTCTATTACCAATTTAGCTCTCTCCTCTTACTCTATCCTTGATACGTCCCATTACTATTATTGTACACATCCACATACCGGAAGTTCCGGGGCATGTAAATTCACCATTTCCCCACCTCTACTCGCAGTCTatcttttgttttaaaatattctCTCGTCATTCCTACACCCTATTCAACAACCTTCATGGGAAGAGAAAAATTATGTCACTCTTAGCCAAATGAAATCTTCATaatcatttctcatttttcTGTATTGAAGCTtcatcaaatattattatctcATTACACAAGCCACTGCCTCGTGTCTTATCCTGTGCATCATGCAGTACTATGCTTTGCCCCATCTGATCCTGTTTGGAATTATCCAAACAGTAGCAAAGGTAACATAACTGTCTAGCAACCCGCGTTCTCACGATAATATCATATCGCATCGAATCACAAAATATCCATATACTCACTATGGCATGCCACCCTGCAATCAGATCTACTACACCATATCTGATTAATCTCATGCGTCATACAAGTTACCGTGGTGAGTATCAAACTCTGCACTTGTAACCGCACTTTCTGCAGCATCTGCAACTTCTGCGTCCtctacatcttcatctaCTTCATCTGCGACACTCTCCGTTATCTCTGCCGCCAGCTCCTCATTTGGAAGCTGATCAGTTGTCAATCTCGTACTCCGTGGTACATATGTTGGTGCACCATTAGTAGCTTGTGCATATCTCAAGGATTCCCGAAATGATGGCTCAAGAACAGACGTTGGAAAAGCAGATCGCCCAAAAACAGATGGTGCAGATGGTCCATTGGAACTTGGTCCCCCGCCACTGGACCTATTAGCACCTGGTATGCCAAACATCCCCATCAAAAATGATGTGTCtgaattttttttggttCTGTCCTCCAAGGCACGTATTCGAGAAAAGCTATGGTTTCCTTCGCTTTGTTTTCCTCCATCTTGTTCGGTTTCTTCTCTGTAATCTTTTTGTACTTCTCTCTGAGCCAATACTCTCGAGACTTCCGATTGCATCACCGACTCGTTGTGTCGATCATCTCCGGTGGATCTTGTCTTCATGTGCTTTGTGCGAACAGATTTTagatcatcttcctcgttcGTATGATCATTTTCATCTGCTTCTTCACCATCAAAGAGAGGCT encodes the following:
- the Bcnde4 gene encoding Bcnde4; translated protein: MTPTTRSNASKTSISRPPSTSTNEDSSPDPQSHPQKPTIAIIGTGWAGWTLAQELSATTSSTSPYNIIAISPSRTMALTPLLASAACSIFDFRLAEEPVRRRDSKFEKYQALVTSVDFKSQTIKCKACIGGSGVSGESMDSPTYNDIKEDEAHFDVRYDKLILAPGCETNTFGTPGVKEFALFMKTVPDARRLREGILDCLERASLPTISEQEKRDMLHFAIVGGGPTGIELAAEIDELIQEHLGAVYPRLKGLCTISIYDVADRLLGQFDEKLSQYAMEKFQNRGCVKVKTGKHIEEIKRHSMTIKEEGEVPFGVVVWAVGNTAGKLVEDLQCRKSKGLQRILTDKWLRVLAPDSDGVEGAGADIIENVYALGDAAEILKNELPTTAEVAVQKAKWLTQHLLSNSEQDLGKPFTYEQKDLVAYIGRGDGVIQGKKDWTGASAWLAWRSGSIAWTRGWRRKVMVVVNWVANWVDGREIARR